The genome window TGCCCTCTAAATTTTATAAACTCTCTGCCTTCGCTGTCTTTGTGTTTAAGGGGAAAAAGAGAAGTTTTAAATTTTCAACCATTGCTCTAATATTTGAAAGTGATATTATTTTATTAAAAAATGAGATATTATAGTTAGGTTTATTATGATTTTTAATAAGTAAATAAATTATCACAAGTGTTTATATCTAAAATAGATTACGAACAATTAGACGCTATTATTTTCGATTTGGGGGGAGTTATTATCGAGGTTGATATGGGTTATCCCTATGATTATTTTGCTCAACATACTTCAGAGGATAAAGATATTTTAATTGAAGATTTAAGGGCGATCGCCCTTGGCTACGAAATAGGAAAAATAGGAGATGAAGAATTTATTAATCAAGTAAAAGAAACTACCAAATTAAATAAAACTGACGAAGACATAAAAATAATTTGGAATGGGATGTTAGGGCAAGTACCATCAAAATTAGGGAAATTATTACATAAAATCAAACAAGAGAAAAAAACCTTTATTTTAAGCAATACAAACCCTATCCATATAGAAGAAGTAGAAAAAAGATTTAAACAATCCATTCCAGAATATCCCCTAGAAACATTATTCGATAAAATTTACTACTCCTATGAAATAGGATTACATAAACCAGACCAAAAAATATTTGAATATATAATCAAAGCCCATAACCTAATACCCCATCGCACCCTATTCATAGATGATAATATCCATAATGTGAATAGTGCCAAAAAGTTAGGCTTACAAACAATACACATGAATCCCCCCATGAATTTACCCCATGTCTTTTCTTCTCTCTACCAAGAAAATAAATAACCTTATCGACAACCAAGCAAAAAATAACCCATAGGGTTTTGCGAGAGAAAACCGTTTAAATATAAAATAAAACTTTCACCACCCACAAAAAATGAATCCTAGCGTGTCAAATCCCCTCAGCCAATGGCGAAAAACAAGCCTCATCGGTAAAAGCGTAGGTTTACTTAGTAATTGGCATCACACCAGTTATTTATTGCAATATTCAGATGCGATCGCCTCTATGCTGGTATGTATATTATTAATATTAGCCCCCTTTTCCAGCACTACCTTCATTGGGGTAATGTTACTCGCCATTAGCAGCTTTTGGCTACTGCTTACCATCGCCGAAACCAACCCCAATCAAATTACCAGCATTCACCTATGGATATTTTTTTACTGGTTAGCCTCTATTATTTCCACCGCCTTTTCCCCCCTCAAAACAGCCTCCTTTTCAGGATTAGTAAAATTTAGTCTTTATCTCGTATTTTTTGCCCTATGTGCAAGGATATTTAAACATAAAAAACTTTTAGAATGGATAGCCACCACTTATCTCCTCATTTCCCTTATTGTCAGTGGTTACGGTATTAGACAAAAAATAATTGGTGTAACCCCCCTTGCTACATGGACGGATACAATATTGCAAACCGCTGATTTGACAAGGGTTTATAGCTATCTAGGCAACCCCAACCTTTTAGGAGGTTATTTACTTCCTGCCATTGCCCTTGGTTTAGGGGCATTAATTTTATGGAAAACCATACCCCAAAAAGCCCTTGCCCTAGTCATCGTTGTTACCAATATCACTTGTATTTACTTTACAGGAAGTAGAGGAGCATGGTTAGCATTAATTGCCCTATTATTTACCTTTTTACTAGGGTTAAATTATTGGTGGGCGGAGTATCTTTCTCCTTTTTGGCGTAAATGGTTAGTGCCGATAATTTTGGGTATATTTTCTCTTTTGATTATTACTGCCATTATTTTAGTTGAACCTTTGAGGTTAAGAATTTTGAGTATGTTTTCGTGGCGGGGAGACAGTAGTAACAACTTCCGTATTAATGTTTGGTATGCAGTATTTCAAATGATGCAAGATTACCCCATCACGGGCATAGGTTTGGGTAATCAAGTTTTTAACCAGATTTATCCTTTGTATATGAAAACTAATTTTACCGCCCTAAGTTCCTATTCTATCTTTTTAGAAATTCCCCTCGAAACAGGAATTATCGGCATTACTTTTTTTATGGGTATCCTTGTATCTGTGTTAAAAAGGGCAATGGCAGAAATCAAAATGTTTAAGGAAGCAAATAAAACCATAGGTATTTGGATAATTGCCAGTCTTGCCGCTTTGGTAGGTTTAGCCACCCAAGGGGTATTTGATACCGTTTGGTTTCGCCCTCAAATCAATACTCTATGGTGGTTATTAATTGGAATTATTGCCGCTTATCCTCTCAATGCAATGGAGAACAGAAAAATTGACAATTAACCATAGACCATGGACAATTAGGGTTATTCTGGCATTGCTAAATTTGGAATAGTATTTTGAAGTCAAAACAACAATATTTTTTCTTTATCCATGAACGATGTTTAATGGAATGTAGAAGTTTTTCAATAACTATCATTAGGCAAAAGCACTAATACATAAAACTTTTAAAGTAAACTATTCTCCACCTTCATGACTTTACCGTTTCATCAAAACCTATCTATCTCATTAGTAGGTTTGTATTTAGGCATCCTTATTCTTGTCTCCGAAATTCTACGGCGTTATTATCAGGCAAACTCAGAAATAACTAGAAAAATTGTTCACATCGGGGCAGGTCAAGTTATTCTGTTAGCATGGTGGTTAAATATTCCTAGTGATCTAATTTTACTGGCATCTATCGGGGCGAGTATTGTGGCAATTCTTTCTTATTTTTTACCAATTTTACCTAGTGTTAATGGTGTGGGTAGAAAGAGTTTAGGAACTTTATTTTATGCTTTAAGTATTGGCATTTTAACCTTTTTATTTTGGGATAAATCTTTACCGCAATTTACAGCTATCGGTATTTTAATTATGACATGGGGAGATGCTTCGGCGGCTCTTATCGGACAAAAATGGGGCAAAAATAAGTATCAGTTTCTTGGGAGTACAAAAAGCTGGGAAGGTTCATTTACTATGTTTGTAGTAAGTGCGATCGTTATTTTGACCATTTTATTTTTTGTTTATCCTTGGCAGTATTATTTTGTAATAGTTGCTTTATTAACTGCTTTAATAGCTACCATTTTAGAAAGTTTTTCCATCGTTGGTATCGATAATTTAACCGTACCAGTTTTGAGTACAATTTTTTGCTACTATTCATTATATTTTTTTATTTAAAAAGAGGATTAATTTTATGTTTCATATATCCATAAAACAAGATGATTATTTAACTTATATTTTAGAAGATAGAGAAAATAATTCTCGCTTGGAGGTTGTACCAGAAAAAGGAGGTATCATTACGGCATGGAAATTGAATGGGCAGGATATATTTTATTTAGACAAGGAAAGGTTTAAAAATCCTCAGTTAAGTGTCAGGGGAGGTAATCCTATTTTGTTTCCTATCTGTGGAAATTTGCCCGATGATATATTTGCCTATGGGGGAAAGGAATATCAATTAAAGCAACATGGCTTTGCGAGGGATTTACCTTGGGAGGTTGTTTCTCAATCCACCGATGAAGCGGCAGAAATAGTTTTAAGGTTGACTAGCAATGAGGAAACTTTATCAGTTTATCCTTTCGAGTTTGAGTTGACTTTTACTTATCAGTTAGTGGCTAATCGATTGATAATTAAACAGCAATACCATAACAAGTCAAACCAAGTAATGCCTTTTTCGGCGGGATTTCATCCTTATTTTTGGTGCCAAGATAAGAATAGTTTAGATTTAGATATTCCTGCTTCTGAATATACTAATAAAGCAGGAGATAAAACTTTTCCTTTTTCTGGAGAACTAGACTACAATCAAGACGAGATTGACATTGCCTTTAAAAAGATTACTGCGGATACTGCTTCTTTTGTTAATCACACAAGAAATATCAAGGTATCATTAGAGTATTCTGAGCTTTTTTCTACCTTAGTTTTTTGGACTCTCAAAGGTAAAAATTATATTTGTCTTGAACCTTGGAGCGCCCCCAGGAATGGTTTAAACACAGGAGAAAGGATAACTAACCTTGAACCTAATACAAAGTGTGAGGGGTATTTTGAAATTAAAGTTAGTAACGTTTAACTTTACTTTTCAGAATTTATGGGTCGCCTGAGATTCGAACTCAGGACCAATCGGTTAAAAGCCGAGTGCTCTACCGCTGAGCTAGCGACCCTCATCGCTTCAACTTAATTTAGCGACATTAACTATACTAACGAAGTTTTTTTAAACATGCAAGTTTTTCGGAGATCTTTTTTAAAGATTGATATGCTTTGGAACTTTGTTGTTTAGTCTTGTTTTAATCATACTACACACAAACCACTTTTAGGGAAAGAGTTAGTAGAAAGTTATCAAAAATTTAAACTAGTGTTAAGGTAGAATGTTGCCAAAGTTTAGTGCGGTTGATGATAGTGGAACATAAAAAGCCTGACCATTTATTTCTATTTTTAGAAGTGTTTATCCAAGAGGGGGGTATCCAATCCTATGTCAAGGATGTGTTGAGGGCATATCAAAAGTTAGATTATCAAGGCCAAGTGTTGGTTTTACGGGATAAGTATCCTGTGGATGATGATTTAATGAGCGGTAATTTGAGGTTTAAGGGTTTTGCTGATGCTTCCCCCATGATGGGTAGAATTCGGTTTATGGTTAATTTATTGTGGGGTTTGATAATCCATCGCCCCCAAAGGGTTTTTTGTGGACATATTAAGCTGGGTGGGGTGACGAGGTTATTTTGTGGTTTGTTGAATATTCCCTACACTGTTTTAACTTACGGTAAGGAGGTATGGGATACTTTACCCCCAAAACCAAGGCAGGTTTTAAATGATGCTAACCAAGTTATAACTATTAGTCGCTACAGTTGCGATCGCATTTACGAATCTAATAACATAGATAAGGATAAAATAGATATTCTGCCCTGTGTAGTGGATGCCCAGAGATTCACCATTGCCCCAAAACCCCCTGAATTGCTGGAAAAATATAACTTGCAAAATAGTAAGGTATTATTAACCGTAACTAGACTATGGTCAGGGGATATTTATAAAGGAGTAGATGTTACTATCCGGGCATTACCGAAGATCTTAAAAATTTATCCTGATGTAAAATATTTGGTAGTGGGTAGAGGAGATGACCAACCAAGACTGAAAAAGTTAAGCCGAGATTTGGGCATCGAAGAAAAAGTAATCTTTGCTGGTTTTGTACCTACCCCCGAATTAGTAAGCCATTACCAAGTCTGTGACGCTTATATTATGCCCTCCCAAGAAGGTTTTGGCATTGTTTACCTTGAAGCCATGGCTTGTGGTAAGCCCGTATTGAGTGGGGATAATGACGGTTCGGCAGATCCCTTACAGGATGGGCATTTGGGCTGGAGAGTACCCCATCGAGATGTGGATGCGGTGGCAAATGGTTGTATAGAAATTTTACAAGGAAATGACCGCCGTTGCGATGGAAAATGGTTACGGCAGGAGACTATAAAAAAATTTAGTTTACAAGTTTTGGATAAAAGATTAAAGGAATTAATTGAGGGGTAAACAAAACAGAGAAATTACGACTTATTGTCTAAACCTAACCTCTCACTTTCGCCACCATAGCCCTCACCAATCCATCAAGGGTGTATTCTTGGGCTTCCATATCTACTCTACCAAATATTTCTTGACAAGTAACAGAGGTTTGAGGACCGATAGAGGCGATCGCAATGTGATTAAATAAAGAAAGGGTATCGTGGGGATGTTGTGCCTTTACCATGGTATAAAAATTACCCACAGTTTTAGAACTAGCAAAAGTAATCATATCAATAATGCTATTTTGTAGAGCATCTAGTATGGTTTCATCCATTTCCTTGGGGCAACCCGACTGATAAGCCGACACCTCTGTTATGTGCGCCCCCTTTTGGGTTAAATGTTGCACCAGAATTTCCCTCCCCCCAGTTTCTACCCGAGGGAAGAGAATTTGTTTTCCCCTCAATGACTCCGGAAAATTCTCCGCCATGGAGTCGGCGATAAAATCAGGGGGAATAAAGTCTGCTTGTAGATTATACTCCTGTAAAACTTGGGCAGTTTTTTTTCCCACCACCGCAATTTTGATTCCTTTTAAGTTTGTTTGGTTTTTTCCAGCCTTTTCTAATCTCTGCCAAAAATAGTTTACCCCATTGGCACTGGTTAAAATTATCCATTCAAAATTATTAATATGTGCGATCGCACTATCCAACCCATCCCAACTAGAAGGGGGGGTAATCTCCAGCGCTGGCAACTCAAACACTGTTGCCCCTTTTTTCTCCAGCATTTTCCGAAACTGACTAGAAGAAGAGATAGCACGGGTAACTAAAATAGTTTGTCCAGCTAAAGGATAATTGTCTGTATATGTAGGCATGCTGAGGACAGTTGTTATAAAACCATTTATCGATTTTCAACCGTCCTTGGCAAACTGTCAACTATTTATGTCCGTTGTGGACTTATCATTAAGTTTTTTAAACCTTTGAGCAATTAACAATAAAATATAGACCAGTAATACATAAATGAGGGCGAGAAAAGGAATGAGCATGGAAAAACCTCCGAAAATAAGGGTAACAACAAACCAAAAATCGAACACTTTTAACCAACGAGGATCAAAATGTTCAGGAATAAAATAGCATTGGCTATAGAGTATATCTAAGCAAACAGCTTCAAATTTGCACCGCAAAGCATTGCAATCCATCACTGTAGTTGCACCGATATATATTATGAATAAAAATTACGTCCGCTTTTGTCGTAAATTCAGCTTGAATCTTTAACAGGCATATTAACTTTGTCTCACTACCCCATTAGTAACCAAAAATAACCGTTACTATTTTCAAAAACTCCTCAATAATTATTTATCTACGGGGCTATTAAAAATTCATAGGTAGCACAAAAGAGATGGGAGATGAAAAAGAAACCAGACTTAACCCCAAACAAGGTCAAACCATCTATCCTCACACTCACATATTACTGATAAAACCCTGTTCACTAAAAGTCGAGGCTTTCAACTCTAATCAAGCTACGCCTAAAGCCACAAATATTCACGACATATTTTAGCGTGAGAGTTTTTTTAAACTTAAGAGAAAGTTATTTATTCCCTGAGTATATGATAGCATAGATTTTCAAAAATTAGAATTTTTTTTATTTTTTTTCTCAAGCCATAACCCTTGTCAAATATAGAATTGGATGCTTTTGTTTTGTTTCAAAGTATGAGAAGATGAAGAGTTGCCGTGTCAGTAAGCAAACCATAGCTTAAAATAGTAATAAGATATGTGAACTTTCGTAAACTATTTTTGCTAATACAACTCATCAATGACAACTGTAACCTCTCTATTCCAGCCCGTTGACCAAGATTTGCACCTCCTAATCGACAATTTAACCAAGTTAGTAGGCGCCCAACATCCCATTCTAGGAGCGGCAGCAGAGCATTTATTCAGTGCAGGGGGAAAAAGAATTCGCCCAGCGATTGTATTACTCGTGTCTCGTGCCACCATGGAAAAAGAAGACATAACCTCTCGCCATCGGCGCTTAGCAGAAATCACGGAGATGATTCATACTGCTAGTTTGGTTCATGATGATGTAGTTGATGATGCAGAATTAAGAAGACAAGTTCCCACGGTGAATAGTTTATTTGGCAATCGCATTGCTGTTTTAGCAGGGGATTTTCTCTTTGCCCAGTCATCATGGTATTTGGCAAACCTAGATAATTTACAGGTAGTCAAGTTATTATCTGAGGTAATTAGGGATTTTGCCGAAGGAGAAATTCAGCAGGGTTTGAGTTGCTTTGACACGGATGTATCTTTAGAAAAGTATTTACAAAAGAGTTATTTTAAAACCGCTTCTTTGATGGCCAATAGTGCCAAAGCCGCGGCCGTATTGAGTGATACCAGCAAGGAAACGGCACAAAAAATTTACAACTATGGCAAAAATCTGGGATTAGCTTTCCAAATTGTGGATGATATTTTAGATTTTACCTCCCCCACGGAGGTTTTGGGGAAACCGGGGGGCTCAGATTTAGCTAGTGGAAATTTAACTGCCCCTGTCATATTTGCTATGGAGGAAAATCCTTCCCTTACCATGCTCATCGAGAGAGAATTTAGTGAGGAGGGAGATTTGGAACAAGCCCTAGAATTAGTTTATGATAGTAATGGTATCGAGAAATCTAGGGCAATGGCTGAACATCACAGTAAGTTAGCTTTACAGGAGTTAGATTGTTTATCCCCTTCCCCTTCTACTCAGGCTTTGATGGAGTTGACTGATTATCTTTTAAGCAGAATTAAATAATTGATAGTTGAGAATGGATAATTAAAGTTGTTTTTAATTTATCTTTTTATTCTTAATTATTTATGGGAGTAAACAGGAAACAGCATCCCTTAATTATGATATGAAACATCATTGAATTACCATAAACTTTCAATCTTTTTAATAGCATGGCAAGTCCCTATTTCCTTAAATTATTTTAAAAATCTTTCTTGTAGAGTTAAAGTAATAATTGAACGGATAAAAAAGAGGGAGAATAATCCCGTTAAACCAAATAAAATTACTGCCCATTGACTATAAATAGTTGAAACCAGTAAAATGGCATTTAGTAAAGAAAAACCCATTAAAGAGCCATAAAGAATGGTTTTTAGCGCTAAATAAATATTTTTAAACATCCTTTCATTTTCTAAAGATCGCACCCTAAGCTGTAATTCTCCGCCGTCTAATTTGGCTTGAAATTCTTGCATAAAGCTTTCAAGGGAGGAGGGTTTATTGATTTTTTCCTTGATAAATATTTTTGTCTGATTAAAAACAGTTACTAATAGATTTCCTTGATTTCCTGAGCGAATAATATTTTTGACAAATGGTTGACTAGCCGCCATTAAGTTGTATTCTGGATCTAAATTTCGAGCTATGCCATCGAGGGTAGTTAAGGCTTTGACGATAAATGTCATTTGGGGTGGTAAACGGAAGGGTTGTTGCTCAAACATGACATAAATTTCGGTGCTTATTTCCTGAAAGGCGTTGACATCTACGGGTTTATCTCTAAATTTTTCAAGGAGAAAACTAATCAATCTTTTCACTGCACTCATGTCTGCCATACGCTCGATTAAACCCATGTAAATGAGCATATCTAACACTTTATCTGTATCTTTACGTAGGATAGCAAAAAAAGTTTGAACCATTTGTTCTTGGGCTAGTCCTTTCACTTCTGCCATGGTGCCAAAATCGTAAAAAATAATTGCACCATCATCCCTTACTGCCATATTACCAGGATGGGGGTCTGTTTGGAAAAATCCATCTTCTAATAGTTGTTTTAAGTAACTACAAATACCAGTTTCGATGAGAGGTTTGAGGGGAATGGCTTTTTTTTGGAGGGCTTCTTTGTCGTTGATTTTGATACCTGGAAGATATTCTAGGGTTAGAATGGTGGCGGTGGTATATTGCCAATATACTTTGGGGGCGACTACTTTAGGATAGTTATGAAAGTTATTACGAAAACGTTCTGCATTTTTTCCTTCGTTTATATAGTCTATTTCTGAGAATAATAGTTCGAAAAATTCTTGATAAACTAATTTCAATTCATACTTTTTAAAACCAGGCAAAATGCGATTACCTAGGTTAATAATTTGTTTTAATACTTGAAAATCGAGGTTAAATAATTTATCTAATCCTTTTCTTTGTACTTTAATTACTACTTCTTCCCCTGTTCTTAATTTTGCCCAATGTACCTGCCCTAGACTAGCTGCGGCGATGGGGATGGGTTCAAATTCTTGATAGATACTATATATAGATGTGTTTAATTCTGCTTCGATAAGGGCGATCGCCTCTTCAGATGCAAAAGCAGGAACTCGATCTTGTAACTTACTAAGTTCGGTAATATATTCTATAGGAATTAAGTCAGGACGAGTAGATAATGCCTGACCAATTTTAATAAAAGTAGGGCCTAATTCTATTAACTTATTAACCAACCATTTAGCTCTTTTATGTCGTTGAAAAGAACTATTTTTTCTGAAACAAAAATCTTGTAAAAGATAAAATATAAATCGGAAGGCGATATTAAAAATCTGCCATTGACGTTTGAGGGGGGAATAACTGCTACGCTCCCATGATATATTCGGCTCAGTAAACTTCATGCACTTCTTGCGGTAAAGTTATGGTAAAAGTGTTGATATAGTCCTTAGAATTAGGAGATAAAATACTAGAAACTTCAATAGTACCATTTAAATTCTCTACCAAGGACTTAACTAAAGCAAGTCCTAATCCAGTACCCCCATTAGTGACATTTTCAACGTTATTACCCTGATAAAAAGGTTGAAAAATATTTTCTTGTTCCTCTGCCGCAATTTCTGCTCCAATATTAGATATTTCAATGATAAAATTATTCAGATGCTTTTCAATGATTAAATATATCACTGTTTGAGCGGTAGAAAACTTGATGGCATTAAAAATTAACTCCTTAATAATTAAATCAAAACTGTTCAAATCTGTTAATAAAAAATCTAACTGAGCATTAACATTTAAACTAAGTTGAGATTCCGTTAATTTCTCTATAAACTTCTGACGAATATCTTGTAAAAAAGATGAAATATGTACTTTTTGAGGGCTAATTTCCATCTCTTTTACTCTTAACTTTTGAATAGTCAAAAGATTATCAACCAAGTTAATTTCCTTGTCGCATTCCTGTTCTAAAATATCTATGTAAAGTTCTAAAGATTCATTGACATTACGTAACTTAAGCATTTTTATTCCTGTTTTTAAGTTAGATAAAGGAGTTTTTAAAGCATCACTCATACTAGCAATAAACTCATCCTTTACCTTATTAGATTCTCTTAATTCCTCTAAATGAAATCTTAGTTTATTAGATAATTTTGCCTGTACATCGAGGCTAAATCTTAGTTGACTGGTGCGCTCGTTTACCAGAGATTGAACTTTCTTAACAGTTTGTTGATTAATAATATCAGAAGTTACTTTTTTGCCAATCCACTTAAAAGCCTCTATTTCAGCATTAGTCCATATTTTTTGGCTGTAGCTTTGTAAAATTAAACTACCCAAAATATTAGGTTGATATTTAGTTTTTTGTCTTTCTAAATAAAGAGGAATAAATAATAATGAATTGATTAAATGAAGGTCAAAAACTTCTGTCCAGTCTCCCCCTTCGGCGTATTTATTAATGTCTTTTAAAGTATCTAGTATTAATACATCTGGGGCAGTTTTCCATCCATGGGATATAAGAGAAGACTTAGATAATTCATAATATTTTATTTCTTTATCCGCATCATAATTTTGAGACTCACAACAATCAAAAACCTTTTCTAGGGTAGCCGAAGGTATAGGTTTATTTTTCTGATAGGATTGAGTAATATGATCGTATTTAAACCGTATAATGGAAAGTCTATTTAGTTTAAGGACTTTTACGGTGTTAATCAAATCAAGATCAAAAATAGCGTCCATTTAAATAATATTATTAGCCCTTAATCAATATCCTCTATCATACTTACTTATTCCAGAAAATTTAACAACTAGCTAGTTATTATCAATTATTTTTATTTCACTGGTTTATGGGAAGTGGTATTGGAATCTAATTTGGGTTTAGTATGAGACAATTCTCGATGGTTATGATTTTTATTTCGAGGTAAGGGTTTTGTACGAGGACAAGCATAAGGGATTACTTTTTGTATTTTAAGGGAATCTCCTTCTCGACGACAAAGTATTTTGTAAACATAGCCACTCCACAACTTTTTATTTTTTAACCAATCATAGGTATTATTAAAAGTGTATTTAAATTTTTTAATAAAACCCGTTTCTCTGGCTTGTTGTCGTACTTCTTTTAAGCCCATAGAGCGCTGTACAGTGAGATTTTTTTGTACTGTCCACACTCCTATAAATTCCCATGTTTCCCAGCCTCTTTCATTGGTAGGCATATTCATATCCCAAGCAATAATTTGTAATCCCACCAATTTGTTATTTTTCATTTTGGGATAGCCTCGAAACCAATGGGCCCCTAAAACTCCTTCTCTATTGTGGGCTAACCATTTTAGCCTTGCATCTTTAAAGGTGGCTTCCAAGACGCAACCATCGGGCAATATTAGGTTATGACAACTATTTTCTTCAGTGGGGGGTACTAATATACCATGAACCTCGGCGATCGCCTGATGACAACCATTACCT of Cyanobacterium sp. HL-69 contains these proteins:
- a CDS encoding Circadian input kinase A, producing the protein MDAIFDLDLINTVKVLKLNRLSIIRFKYDHITQSYQKNKPIPSATLEKVFDCCESQNYDADKEIKYYELSKSSLISHGWKTAPDVLILDTLKDINKYAEGGDWTEVFDLHLINSLLFIPLYLERQKTKYQPNILGSLILQSYSQKIWTNAEIEAFKWIGKKVTSDIINQQTVKKVQSLVNERTSQLRFSLDVQAKLSNKLRFHLEELRESNKVKDEFIASMSDALKTPLSNLKTGIKMLKLRNVNESLELYIDILEQECDKEINLVDNLLTIQKLRVKEMEISPQKVHISSFLQDIRQKFIEKLTESQLSLNVNAQLDFLLTDLNSFDLIIKELIFNAIKFSTAQTVIYLIIEKHLNNFIIEISNIGAEIAAEEQENIFQPFYQGNNVENVTNGGTGLGLALVKSLVENLNGTIEVSSILSPNSKDYINTFTITLPQEVHEVY
- a CDS encoding Glycosyltransferase; translation: MIVEHKKPDHLFLFLEVFIQEGGIQSYVKDVLRAYQKLDYQGQVLVLRDKYPVDDDLMSGNLRFKGFADASPMMGRIRFMVNLLWGLIIHRPQRVFCGHIKLGGVTRLFCGLLNIPYTVLTYGKEVWDTLPPKPRQVLNDANQVITISRYSCDRIYESNNIDKDKIDILPCVVDAQRFTIAPKPPELLEKYNLQNSKVLLTVTRLWSGDIYKGVDVTIRALPKILKIYPDVKYLVVGRGDDQPRLKKLSRDLGIEEKVIFAGFVPTPELVSHYQVCDAYIMPSQEGFGIVYLEAMACGKPVLSGDNDGSADPLQDGHLGWRVPHRDVDAVANGCIEILQGNDRRCDGKWLRQETIKKFSLQVLDKRLKELIEG
- a CDS encoding putative hydrolase of the HAD superfamily yields the protein MFISKIDYEQLDAIIFDLGGVIIEVDMGYPYDYFAQHTSEDKDILIEDLRAIALGYEIGKIGDEEFINQVKETTKLNKTDEDIKIIWNGMLGQVPSKLGKLLHKIKQEKKTFILSNTNPIHIEEVEKRFKQSIPEYPLETLFDKIYYSYEIGLHKPDQKIFEYIIKAHNLIPHRTLFIDDNIHNVNSAKKLGLQTIHMNPPMNLPHVFSSLYQENK
- the ictB gene encoding bicarbonate:Na+ symporter IctB, whose amino-acid sequence is MNPSVSNPLSQWRKTSLIGKSVGLLSNWHHTSYLLQYSDAIASMLVCILLILAPFSSTTFIGVMLLAISSFWLLLTIAETNPNQITSIHLWIFFYWLASIISTAFSPLKTASFSGLVKFSLYLVFFALCARIFKHKKLLEWIATTYLLISLIVSGYGIRQKIIGVTPLATWTDTILQTADLTRVYSYLGNPNLLGGYLLPAIALGLGALILWKTIPQKALALVIVVTNITCIYFTGSRGAWLALIALLFTFLLGLNYWWAEYLSPFWRKWLVPIILGIFSLLIITAIILVEPLRLRILSMFSWRGDSSNNFRINVWYAVFQMMQDYPITGIGLGNQVFNQIYPLYMKTNFTALSSYSIFLEIPLETGIIGITFFMGILVSVLKRAMAEIKMFKEANKTIGIWIIASLAALVGLATQGVFDTVWFRPQINTLWWLLIGIIAAYPLNAMENRKIDN
- the hemD gene encoding uroporphyrinogen III synthase HemD — encoded protein: MPTYTDNYPLAGQTILVTRAISSSSQFRKMLEKKGATVFELPALEITPPSSWDGLDSAIAHINNFEWIILTSANGVNYFWQRLEKAGKNQTNLKGIKIAVVGKKTAQVLQEYNLQADFIPPDFIADSMAENFPESLRGKQILFPRVETGGREILVQHLTQKGAHITEVSAYQSGCPKEMDETILDALQNSIIDMITFASSKTVGNFYTMVKAQHPHDTLSLFNHIAIASIGPQTSVTCQEIFGRVDMEAQEYTLDGLVRAMVAKVRG
- the vte5 gene encoding phytol kinase Vte5, whose amino-acid sequence is MTLPFHQNLSISLVGLYLGILILVSEILRRYYQANSEITRKIVHIGAGQVILLAWWLNIPSDLILLASIGASIVAILSYFLPILPSVNGVGRKSLGTLFYALSIGILTFLFWDKSLPQFTAIGILIMTWGDASAALIGQKWGKNKYQFLGSTKSWEGSFTMFVVSAIVILTILFFVYPWQYYFVIVALLTALIATILESFSIVGIDNLTVPVLSTIFCYYSLYFFI
- a CDS encoding Ubiquinone biosynthesis monooxygenase UbiB, with the translated sequence MKFTEPNISWERSSYSPLKRQWQIFNIAFRFIFYLLQDFCFRKNSSFQRHKRAKWLVNKLIELGPTFIKIGQALSTRPDLIPIEYITELSKLQDRVPAFASEEAIALIEAELNTSIYSIYQEFEPIPIAAASLGQVHWAKLRTGEEVVIKVQRKGLDKLFNLDFQVLKQIINLGNRILPGFKKYELKLVYQEFFELLFSEIDYINEGKNAERFRNNFHNYPKVVAPKVYWQYTTATILTLEYLPGIKINDKEALQKKAIPLKPLIETGICSYLKQLLEDGFFQTDPHPGNMAVRDDGAIIFYDFGTMAEVKGLAQEQMVQTFFAILRKDTDKVLDMLIYMGLIERMADMSAVKRLISFLLEKFRDKPVDVNAFQEISTEIYVMFEQQPFRLPPQMTFIVKALTTLDGIARNLDPEYNLMAASQPFVKNIIRSGNQGNLLVTVFNQTKIFIKEKINKPSSLESFMQEFQAKLDGGELQLRVRSLENERMFKNIYLALKTILYGSLMGFSLLNAILLVSTIYSQWAVILFGLTGLFSLFFIRSIITLTLQERFLK
- a CDS encoding Galactose mutarotase-related protein, which gives rise to MFHISIKQDDYLTYILEDRENNSRLEVVPEKGGIITAWKLNGQDIFYLDKERFKNPQLSVRGGNPILFPICGNLPDDIFAYGGKEYQLKQHGFARDLPWEVVSQSTDEAAEIVLRLTSNEETLSVYPFEFELTFTYQLVANRLIIKQQYHNKSNQVMPFSAGFHPYFWCQDKNSLDLDIPASEYTNKAGDKTFPFSGELDYNQDEIDIAFKKITADTASFVNHTRNIKVSLEYSELFSTLVFWTLKGKNYICLEPWSAPRNGLNTGERITNLEPNTKCEGYFEIKVSNV
- the sds gene encoding all-trans-nonaprenyl-diphosphate synthase Sds produces the protein MTTVTSLFQPVDQDLHLLIDNLTKLVGAQHPILGAAAEHLFSAGGKRIRPAIVLLVSRATMEKEDITSRHRRLAEITEMIHTASLVHDDVVDDAELRRQVPTVNSLFGNRIAVLAGDFLFAQSSWYLANLDNLQVVKLLSEVIRDFAEGEIQQGLSCFDTDVSLEKYLQKSYFKTASLMANSAKAAAVLSDTSKETAQKIYNYGKNLGLAFQIVDDILDFTSPTEVLGKPGGSDLASGNLTAPVIFAMEENPSLTMLIEREFSEEGDLEQALELVYDSNGIEKSRAMAEHHSKLALQELDCLSPSPSTQALMELTDYLLSRIK